In the Hordeum vulgare subsp. vulgare chromosome 7H, MorexV3_pseudomolecules_assembly, whole genome shotgun sequence genome, one interval contains:
- the LOC123410404 gene encoding probable xyloglucan endotransglucosylase/hydrolase protein 23: protein MARMAVSVLAILLAWCALAAASFDKEFDITWGDGRGKILNNGQLLTLALDKVSGSGFQSKHEYLFGKIDMQLKLVPGNSAGTVTAYYLSSQGPTHDEIDFEFLGNVTGEPYTLHTNVFTQGQGQREQQFRLWFDPTNDFHTYSILWNPKHIIFMVDDMPIRDFKNLEGKGIAFPKNQPMRLYSSLWNADDWATQGGRVKTDWSHAPFSASYRGFKADACVVTAGGRPHCGASVGTDVAPGTGAAGEWYNQELDLTRQQRMRWVQSNYMIYNYCTDPKRFAQGVPAECSM from the exons ATGGCTCGCATGGCGGTGTCGGTGCTGGCGATCCTGCTCGCCTGGTGCGCCCTGGCGGCGGCGAGCTTCGACAAGGAGTTCGACATCACCTGGGGCGACGGGCGTGGCAAGATCCTGAACAATGGTCAGCTCCTGACGCTGGCGCTGGACAAGGTGTCCGGCTCCGGGTTCCAGTCCAAGCACGAGTACCTCTTCGGCAAGATCGACATGCAGCTCAAGCTCGTCCCCGGCAACTCTGCCGGCACCGTCACCGCATACTAC CTGTCGTCGCAGGGGCCGACGCACGACGAGATCGACTTCGAGTTCCTGGGCAACGTCACCGGCGAGCCCTACACGCTGCACACCAACGTGTTCACGCAGGGGCAAGGCCAACGGGAGCAGCAGTTTCGCCTCTGGTTCGATCCCACCAACGATTTCCACACCTACTCCATCCTCTGGAACCCAAAGCACATCAT CTTCATGGTGGACGACATGCCGATCAGAGACTTCAAGAACCTGGAGGGAAAAGGGATCGCCTTCCCCAAGAACCAGCCCATGCGGCTCTACTCCAGCCTCTGGAACGCCGACGACTGGGCAACGCAGGGCGGCCGCGTCAAGACGGACTGGTCCCACGCCCCGTTCTCGGCCTCCTATCGCGGCTTCAAGGCAGACGCGTGCGTGGTGAccgcgggcgggcggcctcactgcGGCGCCAGCGTCGGCACGGACGTCGCGCCCGGCACAGGCGCGGCCGGCGAGTGGTACAACCAGGAGCTGGACCTGACGCGGCAGCAGCGGATGCGGTGGGTACAGAGCAACTACATGATCTACAACTACTGCACCGACCCCAAGAGGTTCGCTCAGGGCGTCCCCGCCGAGTGCTCCATGTAG